One region of Dehalococcoidia bacterium genomic DNA includes:
- a CDS encoding electron transfer flavoprotein subunit alpha: MPEDKKIRKPLGVARRLEGKCISCGARCMTVCPKHAIGITDQGVPLIDTAKCTGCRRCVKICPAEAIEIYYTPEQLQILEELAAGGQKTEFQESDEEEIAAGNGQYRGVWVFVEQTDGIPATVSWELLSVGQTLAGQLKVELCAVVIGEKVEGICKEAYAYGAQKVYLMDAAVYRYYRTEPYFKALCYLSRQYRPEIVLIGATGVGRDLAGAVATELRTGLTADCTGLTVDDERRLLMQTRPAFGGNIMATIVTEKSWPQMATVRPHTMHLHEKDDSRTGEIVREWLEIKEDDVATKVIEIIDRRTGNEIDITAADVIVSGGRGMQSAENFRLLHELADELGGVVACSRSAVDAGWMPSERQVGQTGKTVRPKIYIACGISGAIQHIVGMQNSDIIIAINRDRGAPIFEVAHYGLVGDLCRIVPSLTRQIKALRAGSKS; this comes from the coding sequence ACCGTATGCCCCAAGCACGCGATAGGTATCACGGACCAGGGCGTGCCGCTTATAGACACCGCAAAATGCACAGGCTGCCGCAGGTGCGTAAAGATCTGCCCGGCAGAGGCCATAGAGATATATTACACGCCGGAGCAGTTGCAGATACTGGAAGAGCTGGCCGCCGGGGGTCAAAAAACGGAATTCCAGGAAAGCGATGAGGAGGAGATAGCGGCCGGTAATGGCCAGTACAGGGGGGTCTGGGTATTTGTAGAGCAGACCGACGGCATACCGGCGACCGTCTCCTGGGAATTGCTGAGCGTGGGGCAGACGCTGGCCGGACAGCTTAAAGTCGAGCTTTGCGCCGTCGTGATCGGTGAAAAAGTGGAGGGCATCTGCAAAGAGGCATATGCTTACGGCGCCCAAAAGGTCTATCTGATGGACGCAGCGGTTTACCGCTATTACCGCACCGAACCCTATTTTAAAGCGCTTTGTTACCTGTCCAGACAGTACCGGCCTGAGATCGTCCTGATCGGCGCTACCGGTGTGGGCAGGGACCTGGCGGGAGCGGTTGCCACCGAACTGCGTACCGGGTTGACGGCCGACTGCACCGGACTCACGGTGGATGACGAAAGGCGGCTGTTGATGCAGACACGGCCGGCCTTTGGCGGCAACATCATGGCCACCATCGTTACGGAGAAGTCGTGGCCCCAGATGGCTACCGTCAGGCCTCACACCATGCACCTGCATGAGAAGGATGATTCCCGTACCGGTGAAATCGTGCGGGAATGGCTGGAGATCAAGGAGGACGACGTGGCCACCAAGGTGATCGAGATTATCGACCGCCGGACGGGCAATGAGATAGACATAACGGCAGCAGATGTAATCGTGTCGGGGGGGCGGGGGATGCAGTCAGCCGAAAATTTCCGCCTGCTGCATGAGCTGGCCGATGAACTCGGTGGTGTGGTGGCCTGTTCGCGCAGCGCAGTGGATGCCGGCTGGATGCCGTCCGAGCGCCAGGTAGGGCAAACGGGCAAGACCGTCCGCCCCAAAATCTATATCGCCTGCGGCATCAGCGGGGCAATCCAGCATATCGTGGGGATGCAAAATTCGGATATCATCATAGCCATCAACCGCGACAGGGGCGCCCCAATTTTCGAGGTGGCTCACTACGGCCTGGTCGGCGACCTGTGCAGGATCGTCCCCTCGCTTACGCGGCAGATAAAGGCCTTGAGGGCCGGTAGTAAAAGCTGA
- a CDS encoding (Fe-S)-binding protein: MQVQVMVFAAVFAFAIIFFIWSCWYRFRLVALGSPDNRFNHIGRRIWNMLVYAFGQKRVMTGRYPFGLNHVVFFWCFIILLIANAVFLLGGLFPDYISLSLLPDGLAYTLAFIFDIVSLLALLAVLIAMGRRLFFPPRYIDARSPDAFVILGLVAVLMLAYFGLNGSEIALGGKGAAGFMPVSSLVGGVLFASISAAVLSTMAVVFWWVHAVALLGFLDYLPYSKHMHILTSIPNCFFSNAGTVNTIDPEIFSAGRSYGVDRVDRFRWKDLFDAYSCTECGRCNDNCPATSTGKALNPRLVIHDIKINLLHNGPALEKGRAPGLPLIGQGCEGSILPEAIWDCTTCGACMQVCPVFIEHVPKLIYLRRGLVEMHARFPDELISLFENMENRSNPWGIIPAERGKWAADMNAPHFEKGVTEYLFYVGCAGSFDTRNKRNTVAIANILNAAGISWGILGREEKCCGDSLRRLGNEYVFDQMVKDNVGQFSELGVKKIIAQCPHCYNSLKNDYPRFGADFQVLHHSELIRELAVSGKLKMKVPADVGKVVFHDSCYLGRYNSIFDQPREIIAKATGRPPVELERNRERSFCCGAGGGRMWMEENTGKRINIERVGEALKQEPDTICVACPYCVTMMEDGLGDLKVGDKVRVLELSEIVEMTL; this comes from the coding sequence ATGCAGGTCCAGGTGATGGTCTTCGCTGCAGTTTTCGCTTTCGCGATCATTTTCTTCATCTGGAGCTGCTGGTACCGGTTTCGGCTGGTGGCGCTGGGAAGTCCCGACAACCGCTTCAACCATATCGGACGGCGAATCTGGAATATGCTGGTCTATGCCTTTGGACAGAAGCGCGTTATGACCGGCAGATATCCCTTCGGGTTGAACCACGTGGTCTTCTTCTGGTGCTTTATCATTCTGCTGATAGCCAATGCCGTATTTTTACTCGGCGGGCTGTTCCCGGATTATATATCCTTATCATTGCTGCCCGACGGACTGGCTTACACCCTGGCTTTTATATTCGATATAGTTTCGCTGCTGGCGCTGCTGGCCGTATTAATAGCCATGGGGAGGCGCCTGTTTTTTCCGCCGCGCTACATAGATGCCCGCTCACCGGATGCCTTCGTCATCCTCGGACTGGTGGCGGTTCTCATGCTGGCCTACTTCGGTCTTAACGGCAGCGAGATCGCACTGGGCGGCAAGGGGGCAGCCGGCTTCATGCCTGTCTCCAGCCTGGTGGGCGGCGTCCTTTTTGCATCTATCTCGGCGGCGGTTCTATCAACCATGGCCGTTGTTTTCTGGTGGGTGCATGCAGTTGCGCTGCTGGGATTCCTGGATTACCTGCCGTACAGCAAGCATATGCACATACTGACCTCCATACCCAACTGCTTTTTCTCCAATGCCGGGACGGTAAACACGATTGACCCCGAGATCTTCAGCGCGGGTCGCAGCTACGGCGTCGATCGTGTCGACCGGTTCCGTTGGAAGGACCTGTTCGACGCCTATTCCTGTACCGAGTGCGGACGCTGCAACGACAACTGCCCGGCCACCAGCACGGGGAAAGCGCTCAATCCGCGCCTGGTCATCCACGATATTAAAATCAATTTGCTGCATAACGGGCCGGCGCTGGAAAAAGGCAGGGCGCCCGGGTTGCCTCTTATCGGCCAGGGCTGCGAGGGCAGCATCCTGCCGGAGGCAATCTGGGACTGCACCACCTGCGGCGCCTGCATGCAGGTTTGCCCGGTCTTCATAGAGCATGTGCCCAAGCTTATCTACCTGAGGCGGGGCCTGGTGGAGATGCATGCCAGGTTCCCCGACGAGCTGATCTCGCTCTTCGAGAACATGGAGAACCGCAGCAATCCCTGGGGCATTATCCCGGCCGAAAGAGGCAAATGGGCCGCGGACATGAATGCCCCTCATTTCGAAAAGGGCGTAACCGAGTACCTCTTCTATGTGGGTTGCGCCGGGTCTTTCGATACCCGCAACAAGCGCAATACGGTCGCCATCGCCAACATCCTAAATGCCGCAGGCATATCCTGGGGAATACTGGGACGTGAGGAAAAATGCTGCGGCGACAGCCTGCGGCGGCTGGGTAACGAGTATGTTTTCGATCAGATGGTGAAAGACAACGTAGGGCAGTTCAGTGAACTGGGCGTAAAGAAAATAATCGCGCAGTGCCCCCACTGCTATAACTCCCTTAAAAATGATTACCCGCGCTTCGGGGCTGATTTCCAGGTATTGCATCACAGCGAGCTGATCAGGGAGCTGGCCGTCTCCGGAAAATTGAAGATGAAGGTCCCGGCGGATGTGGGGAAGGTGGTCTTCCACGACTCCTGTTATCTGGGACGCTACAACTCCATCTTCGATCAGCCCCGTGAGATCATAGCGAAGGCCACCGGCCGGCCTCCCGTCGAGTTGGAGCGCAACCGCGAGAGGTCGTTCTGCTGCGGCGCCGGCGGCGGACGTATGTGGATGGAGGAGAACACGGGGAAGCGCATCAATATCGAGCGGGTCGGCGAAGCGCTCAAGCAGGAGCCCGACACCATCTGCGTGGCCTGTCCCTATTGTGTCACCATGATGGAGGACGGCCTGGGCGACCTCAAGGTCGGCGACAAGGTACGCGTGCTGGAGCTGTCCGAGATCGTCGAGATGACGCTTTAA